The Tepidibacillus fermentans genome has a window encoding:
- a CDS encoding VTT domain-containing protein yields MFTWIVTIIAKYGYLVLISSLFLEMIAFPLPGEALMSYTGFLAYQGQFSWRLSIIAASLGAILGMTLSYWIGYRLGNPFFEKYGKYIHMGPERLRKTSIWFKKYGNKLLIIAYFIPGVRHITGYFSGITQIPFRTFATYAYTGAIIWVSTFISLGKILGPQWEQFHNSIKRYLIIGGITLAIGIAIIYIYRTYKLRLKERLESKLQKAIATFHTLGRVKILITIASIVFLGLFMLMIGLIQDFISNEFVQFNEITILLVNLIFKPNWDNWMKGFRVLVLFPILIPLILITWLWIMIKSNDRKLESLFLAIVIIGGEILNESLRLIFHRLSPIPIDKSMNTFPSEQSLMAIVIYGFTVFLLLRHTKNIWLHNISIFIVFIILILIGISSIYFRIEAPSDVVGGYVFGGVWLSLNVILLEVYRLLRKMSKKKSVENYDGCPL; encoded by the coding sequence ATGTTTACATGGATTGTAACAATCATCGCAAAATACGGTTATCTTGTATTAATTTCATCACTTTTTTTAGAAATGATTGCTTTTCCCTTACCTGGGGAAGCTCTGATGAGTTACACTGGCTTTCTAGCATATCAGGGTCAATTTTCTTGGAGATTAAGCATTATTGCTGCAAGTTTAGGAGCTATTTTGGGGATGACTCTATCCTATTGGATTGGGTACAGATTAGGTAATCCCTTCTTTGAAAAATACGGGAAATATATCCATATGGGACCTGAACGTTTGCGAAAAACCTCCATATGGTTTAAGAAATATGGAAATAAGTTATTAATCATCGCTTATTTTATTCCTGGGGTTCGCCATATTACAGGCTATTTCTCTGGAATTACACAGATTCCTTTTCGAACCTTTGCAACTTACGCATATACTGGTGCAATTATATGGGTAAGTACTTTTATTTCCTTAGGAAAAATATTAGGCCCTCAATGGGAACAATTTCACAATTCAATAAAAAGATACTTAATTATTGGTGGAATTACCTTGGCAATTGGTATTGCAATTATCTATATTTATCGCACCTACAAATTAAGATTAAAAGAACGCTTAGAATCAAAATTGCAAAAAGCAATTGCTACCTTCCATACTTTAGGACGTGTTAAGATCCTTATAACGATAGCAAGTATTGTTTTTCTTGGATTATTTATGCTTATGATTGGATTAATTCAAGACTTCATTAGTAATGAGTTTGTTCAATTTAATGAAATCACTATCTTATTAGTTAATCTAATATTTAAACCCAACTGGGATAATTGGATGAAAGGCTTTAGAGTTCTGGTTTTGTTTCCTATCCTCATTCCCTTAATTCTTATTACATGGTTATGGATAATGATAAAAAGCAACGACAGAAAACTGGAATCACTTTTTCTTGCAATTGTCATTATCGGAGGCGAGATCTTAAATGAAAGTCTTCGTCTCATCTTTCATCGCCTTTCTCCTATTCCAATTGATAAGTCCATGAATACATTCCCTAGTGAACAATCCTTAATGGCCATTGTGATCTATGGATTTACCGTCTTCTTATTACTACGCCATACTAAAAATATATGGTTGCATAACATCTCTATCTTCATTGTTTTTATCATCTTGATTTTGATTGGTATTAGTAGTATCTACTTCCGAATTGAAGCCCCGAGTGATGTTGTCGGTGGATATGTATTTGGTGGGGTATGGTTAAGTTTAAATGTGATTTTGCTTGAGGTTTATAGATTGTTAAGGAAAATGAGCAAAAAAAAATCAGTAGAAAATTATGATGGCTGCCCATTATAA